From a region of the Sphingopyxis sp. YR583 genome:
- a CDS encoding ThuA domain-containing protein: MSDSEHPPRIDCVLICGGVWHDMDFARLELLKLLAEDQRVRTRVFENYDNIEAIEAADLLITYTCDVTPSLPAQEALKRWLAKGGRWYALHGTNSILRLLDTGVWDAPRWAPLMMDLLGSQFISHPAIEPYTVRVVDPDHQLTKGIEPFETTDELYHLETHGDLHVLLDTECTGPGTGFVEADDAPGTYPVFYIKQHGAGAVLYLTLGHCRGHYDLQPMMDWWPTVDRCAWDLPVFYDLLRRGIGWLKERESA, from the coding sequence ATGAGCGACAGCGAACATCCACCCCGCATCGATTGCGTGCTGATCTGCGGCGGCGTCTGGCACGATATGGATTTCGCGCGGCTCGAGCTTTTGAAACTGCTTGCCGAAGATCAGCGCGTCCGCACCCGCGTGTTCGAGAATTACGACAATATCGAAGCGATCGAGGCGGCCGACCTCCTCATCACCTACACATGCGACGTTACGCCGTCCTTGCCCGCGCAGGAGGCGCTGAAACGCTGGCTCGCGAAGGGCGGGCGCTGGTACGCGCTCCACGGCACCAACTCGATCCTCCGACTACTCGACACCGGCGTCTGGGATGCACCGCGCTGGGCACCGCTGATGATGGATTTGCTGGGATCGCAGTTCATCAGCCATCCGGCGATCGAGCCCTATACCGTTCGCGTGGTCGATCCCGATCACCAGCTTACAAAAGGCATCGAGCCCTTCGAGACGACCGACGAGCTCTACCATCTCGAAACTCACGGCGACCTGCATGTCCTGCTCGATACCGAATGCACGGGGCCGGGAACGGGCTTCGTCGAGGCCGACGATGCGCCGGGCACCTATCCGGTTTTCTACATCAAGCAGCATGGCGCGGGCGCCGTCCTCTATCTGACGCTCGGCCATTGCCGCGGGCATTATGATTTGCAGCCGATGATGGACTGGTGGCCTACGGTCGACCGCTGCGCGTGGGATCTGCCGGTCTTTTACGACCTGCTGCGGCGGGGCATCGGCTGGCTGAAAGAGCGCGAGAGCGCCTAG
- a CDS encoding NADH:flavin oxidoreductase/NADH oxidase, with translation MSQPALFTPLSVGRLALRNRIVIAPMCQYSAVDGCMTDWHLIHLGNLALSGAALLTIEATAVLPEGRISHADVGLWDDATEAAMARTLDSVRRWSDMPVAIQLGHAGRKASTEVPWKGGAQLPPGDPNGWQTEAPSPLAFAEGQVAPLELDRAGLVRVRDAFAAAATRAARLGIDAVQLHGAHGYLLHQFLSPLSNRRTDEYGGSLENRMRFPLELFDAVRQVFPSDRPVTVRVSGSDWVDGGWTIEQTVAFAQALEARGCAAIHVSSGGLDPRQDISVGPGYQVPLARAVKQAVNMPVVAVGLITGYDQAEAIIATGDADLVALARTILFDPRWPWHAAAHLGARVTAPPQYLRSQPRRFPDLFGI, from the coding sequence GTGTCCCAACCTGCCCTGTTCACGCCCTTGTCGGTCGGCCGTCTCGCCTTGCGCAACCGCATCGTGATCGCGCCGATGTGCCAATATTCGGCGGTCGACGGCTGCATGACCGACTGGCACCTGATTCACCTCGGAAATCTCGCGCTATCCGGGGCGGCGCTGCTGACGATCGAGGCGACGGCGGTGTTGCCCGAAGGACGGATCAGCCATGCCGACGTCGGCCTGTGGGACGATGCGACCGAGGCCGCGATGGCGCGCACGCTCGATTCGGTTCGCCGCTGGTCCGATATGCCGGTGGCGATCCAGCTCGGTCACGCCGGCCGCAAGGCGTCGACCGAAGTGCCGTGGAAGGGCGGCGCGCAACTGCCGCCGGGCGATCCGAACGGCTGGCAGACCGAGGCGCCGTCGCCGCTGGCCTTCGCCGAGGGGCAAGTCGCGCCGCTCGAACTCGATCGTGCCGGTCTGGTCCGCGTCCGCGACGCATTCGCCGCTGCCGCCACGCGCGCGGCGCGGCTCGGCATCGATGCGGTCCAGTTGCACGGTGCGCATGGCTATCTTCTGCACCAGTTTCTCTCACCGCTCTCGAACCGGCGTACCGACGAATATGGCGGCAGTCTCGAAAACCGGATGCGTTTCCCGCTCGAGCTGTTCGACGCGGTGCGGCAGGTGTTTCCTTCGGATCGTCCGGTCACCGTCCGCGTATCGGGCAGCGACTGGGTCGACGGCGGCTGGACGATCGAACAGACGGTGGCATTCGCGCAAGCATTGGAGGCGCGCGGCTGCGCGGCCATCCATGTGTCGAGCGGCGGGCTCGATCCGCGGCAGGATATTTCCGTGGGCCCGGGTTATCAGGTTCCGCTCGCGCGCGCGGTCAAGCAGGCGGTGAATATGCCCGTGGTCGCGGTCGGGCTGATCACCGGCTACGATCAGGCCGAAGCGATCATCGCGACGGGCGACGCCGATCTGGTTGCGCTGGCGCGCACGATCCTGTTCGACCCGCGCTGGCCCTGGCATGCCGCCGCTCACCTCGGCGCGCGCGTGACGGCGCCGCCGCAATATCTGCGGTCGCAACCGCGACGGTTTCCCGATCTGTTTGGAATATAG
- a CDS encoding SDR family NAD(P)-dependent oxidoreductase: MQQRLGGKVALVTGGTSGIGAATVERLTKEGAKVVFTGSNAEAAAVVEGKTGAVFRAHRVEDALAWDGLMADIDAEYGRLDIAFANAGTEAGDASVEDIGIDAWNHIVAVNQTGVMLTVQHAIRAMAKNPQGPKGSIIVNSSMNAHRAMGNYAAYSVTKAAVVALVKSAAIHCAGQGYQIRVNAVLPGVVETDMIRGVIDRSPDPAAARAAFEGMAPMKRMAQLDEVGALVAFLASDEAAFISGADYVIDGATTAGMMGV; this comes from the coding sequence ATGCAGCAAAGGCTGGGCGGCAAGGTCGCTTTGGTCACCGGCGGGACAAGCGGGATCGGCGCGGCGACGGTGGAGCGGCTGACGAAGGAAGGCGCAAAGGTCGTCTTCACCGGCTCGAACGCCGAAGCGGCCGCCGTCGTCGAAGGCAAGACCGGCGCTGTCTTTCGCGCGCACCGCGTCGAGGATGCTTTGGCCTGGGATGGCTTGATGGCCGACATCGACGCCGAATATGGCCGGCTCGACATCGCCTTCGCCAACGCCGGGACCGAAGCAGGCGACGCGAGTGTCGAGGATATCGGCATCGACGCGTGGAACCATATAGTCGCGGTGAACCAGACCGGCGTCATGCTCACCGTCCAGCATGCGATCCGCGCGATGGCGAAGAATCCGCAAGGACCAAAGGGTTCGATCATCGTCAATTCGTCGATGAACGCGCACCGCGCGATGGGCAATTACGCCGCCTATTCGGTGACGAAGGCGGCGGTCGTCGCGCTGGTCAAATCGGCGGCGATCCATTGCGCGGGGCAGGGCTATCAAATCCGCGTCAATGCGGTCCTCCCCGGCGTGGTCGAAACCGACATGATCCGCGGCGTCATCGACCGGTCGCCCGATCCCGCCGCCGCGCGCGCGGCGTTTGAGGGGATGGCGCCGATGAAGCGCATGGCGCAGCTCGATGAGGTGGGCGCGTTGGTCGCCTTCCTTGCCTCCGACGAAGCGGCGTTTATCTCGGGCGCCGACTATGTCATCGACGGCGCCACGACCGCCGGTATGATGGGCGTCTAG
- a CDS encoding GMC family oxidoreductase — MSTGWDYIIVGAGSAGCVLAEQLSADPHVRVLLLEAGGSNDSRWVAIPKGVAKLVTNPDHIWAYGVSQPRGDGGAPGEVWIRGKGLGGSSAVNGMIWSRGEPADYDAWEKLGCTGWNGEAMTDAFRQIEDHGLGASAMRGAGGPVGVAPKIHSYPLAETMVQAGVEMGLRPVDDLNAATSDRVGFYSHNVRRGRRESAATTFLARAKKRPNLHVVTHAMAERLIVEGGRVTGVEAKVAGQPQRFDCDGEVIVSGGTLESPLLLQRSGIGPADVLRAAGVEPLVDAPDVGARMREHLGFSMPHRLSRDVGSNRSFFGIGLMRAMAQYMLTRGGIMATGPFEVGAFLNLTSRDLRPDLQLYLGGYTFALGDDKHPVPLNSIDRKPGMTIYGQLLRLTSEGSISITGAGSDAPADIKPNWLSTREDERTAIAAVHAMRRYMAQPALVGLVERELLPGAAVQSDAEILAAFRRLATCGLHGVGTCRMGSDNRAVTDARLRVNGVQGLRVVDCSVMPSPVTGNTNAPAMAVALRAAGLIREDRRKLRAVA; from the coding sequence ATGTCGACAGGCTGGGACTATATCATCGTCGGCGCCGGATCGGCGGGCTGCGTGCTCGCCGAGCAACTGAGCGCCGACCCGCATGTCCGCGTGCTGCTGCTCGAAGCGGGCGGCTCCAACGACAGCCGCTGGGTCGCGATCCCCAAAGGTGTCGCCAAACTCGTCACCAATCCCGATCATATCTGGGCCTATGGCGTGTCGCAGCCGCGCGGCGACGGCGGCGCGCCAGGCGAGGTGTGGATTCGCGGCAAGGGGCTCGGCGGGTCGTCGGCGGTCAACGGCATGATCTGGAGCCGCGGCGAGCCCGCCGACTATGACGCGTGGGAGAAACTCGGCTGCACCGGCTGGAACGGCGAGGCGATGACCGACGCCTTTCGCCAGATCGAAGATCATGGCCTTGGCGCCAGCGCGATGCGCGGGGCGGGCGGGCCGGTCGGCGTCGCGCCAAAGATTCACAGCTATCCGCTTGCCGAAACGATGGTGCAGGCGGGCGTCGAGATGGGGCTGAGACCCGTCGACGACCTCAATGCCGCGACGTCGGATCGCGTCGGATTTTATTCGCATAATGTCCGCCGCGGGCGCCGCGAGAGCGCAGCGACCACTTTCCTTGCGCGCGCGAAGAAACGGCCGAACCTGCATGTCGTCACCCATGCCATGGCCGAACGCCTTATCGTCGAGGGCGGGCGCGTGACCGGGGTCGAGGCGAAGGTTGCCGGTCAGCCGCAGCGCTTCGATTGCGATGGCGAGGTGATCGTGTCGGGCGGCACGCTGGAGAGTCCTTTGCTCCTGCAGCGTTCGGGGATCGGTCCCGCCGACGTGCTGCGCGCCGCTGGGGTCGAACCCCTCGTCGATGCACCGGATGTCGGCGCGCGGATGCGCGAGCATCTCGGCTTTTCGATGCCGCATCGCCTGTCGCGCGACGTCGGCAGCAACCGTAGCTTTTTCGGGATCGGGCTGATGCGCGCGATGGCGCAATATATGCTGACGCGCGGCGGGATCATGGCGACGGGGCCGTTCGAGGTCGGCGCTTTCCTGAACCTCACGAGCCGCGACCTGCGGCCCGACTTACAGCTCTATCTTGGCGGCTACACCTTCGCGCTGGGCGACGACAAACACCCGGTGCCGCTGAACAGCATCGACCGCAAGCCGGGGATGACCATCTATGGTCAGTTGCTTCGCCTGACCAGCGAGGGGAGCATATCGATCACCGGCGCGGGGAGCGACGCACCCGCCGATATCAAGCCCAACTGGCTGTCGACGCGCGAGGATGAGCGCACCGCGATCGCCGCCGTGCATGCGATGCGGCGCTATATGGCGCAGCCCGCGCTCGTCGGCCTCGTCGAGCGCGAACTATTGCCCGGGGCGGCGGTGCAGAGCGATGCCGAGATCCTCGCGGCCTTCCGCCGCCTCGCGACCTGCGGGCTCCACGGCGTGGGTACCTGCCGCATGGGTAGCGACAATCGCGCGGTCACCGATGCACGGCTGCGCGTCAACGGGGTGCAGGGGCTGCGCGTGGTCGATTGTTCGGTGATGCCGTCGCCGGTGACGGGCAACACCAATGCCCCGGCGATGGCGGTCGCGTTGCGCGCGGCGGGGCTGATTCGCGAGGACCGGCGGAAACTGCGCGCGGTGGCCTAG
- a CDS encoding TonB-dependent receptor, which translates to MTKHARMLPAVYATVSLAALAIATPAAAQEAPVEENSGGAIREIVVTAQKRAESIQSIPIAVTALDEKALESATIDDIRDIAGRVPSLVVDSVGAGPSAAAIAIRGISFEDIEKSFDPAVGVVVDGVFIGTNTGQLLDSFDLERLEVLRGPQGTLFGRNTIGGVINVIRTRPTEDFGVRGQFAYSRFDTRRARLVVNTGKLGDFIAIKAFGYYDETDGFYHNVTKNRREGKYETLTGGVTALITPSDAITAQVTYQHTRERGETVASALSETGRDVICAAPGAPGFSPAAECNRWSLPAHGLYTTYQNIETPVRNNVDSVTGNIDIDLSDNLTLSSVTGYIKNREAVTQDFDGSSANFFDTRRQQKYKQFSQELRLLADFDTFNVLLGGYYFDSSYTLDQSTNFGVVLGQGSTAVLRQYVDHSAKSYAGFADAQINLTDAFKISLGARYTKDKKEIFNNYGRIGALVRITQPTFDGTTCVAVTGTTSPAPGVVIPVYSPANNCSGSDSFDKFTWRANAEYTIEPGKLVYASFSRGFRSGGFNGRAASPTSLGPYQPETVDAYEVGLKADWLDRTLRTNLAFYYTKYDNKQEEVVQPSPPGSSSPQETVVRNASSADIKGFEAEVIAQMIDSFSFNASFSYTDAKYKNFFNDIVGLTPGSAADGIADDVSTLTLRRAPKFQWSAGLNYSKEIGSGRFDASTLLRYQSKYVTCIAPNRPVVPGAVTNDNRCFTEDRENLSAQIGYTFLLGEDREVSLALFGRNLTNHKGLSSTLPVAGLFTFGAAQAPRTYGVELGFRF; encoded by the coding sequence ATGACCAAGCATGCCCGAATGCTGCCTGCCGTTTACGCCACCGTATCGCTCGCCGCATTGGCGATCGCCACCCCGGCCGCGGCTCAGGAGGCCCCCGTCGAGGAAAACAGCGGCGGCGCGATCCGTGAAATCGTTGTCACCGCGCAGAAGCGCGCAGAAAGCATCCAGTCGATCCCGATCGCGGTGACCGCGCTCGACGAAAAGGCCCTCGAATCCGCCACCATCGACGACATCCGCGACATTGCGGGCCGCGTTCCCAGCCTCGTCGTCGACTCGGTCGGTGCGGGGCCGAGCGCCGCCGCCATCGCCATTCGTGGGATCAGCTTCGAGGATATCGAAAAAAGCTTCGACCCCGCGGTCGGCGTCGTCGTCGACGGTGTGTTCATCGGCACCAACACCGGCCAGCTGCTCGACAGCTTCGACCTCGAACGGCTCGAAGTGCTGCGCGGGCCGCAGGGTACGCTGTTCGGCCGCAACACGATCGGCGGCGTGATCAACGTCATCCGCACCCGCCCGACCGAAGATTTCGGTGTGCGCGGCCAGTTCGCCTACAGCCGCTTCGACACGCGGCGCGCGCGTCTGGTCGTCAACACCGGCAAGCTTGGCGATTTCATCGCGATCAAGGCGTTCGGCTATTATGACGAAACCGACGGTTTCTATCACAATGTCACCAAGAACCGCCGCGAGGGCAAATATGAGACGCTGACCGGCGGCGTTACCGCGCTGATCACGCCGAGCGATGCGATCACCGCGCAGGTCACCTATCAGCACACGCGCGAACGCGGCGAAACCGTCGCTTCGGCGCTGTCCGAAACCGGTCGCGACGTCATCTGCGCCGCGCCCGGCGCGCCCGGCTTTTCGCCGGCGGCCGAATGCAACCGCTGGTCGCTGCCCGCGCACGGCCTCTACACGACGTACCAGAATATCGAGACGCCGGTCCGCAACAATGTCGACAGCGTGACGGGCAATATCGACATCGACCTCAGCGACAATCTGACGCTGTCGTCGGTCACCGGATATATCAAGAACCGCGAAGCGGTGACGCAGGACTTCGACGGCAGCTCGGCGAACTTCTTCGACACGCGGCGCCAGCAGAAATACAAGCAGTTCAGCCAGGAATTGCGCCTGCTCGCCGATTTCGACACGTTCAACGTCCTGCTCGGCGGCTATTATTTCGACAGCTCGTACACGCTCGACCAGTCGACCAATTTCGGTGTCGTGCTCGGTCAGGGTTCGACCGCCGTGCTGCGGCAATATGTCGATCACAGCGCGAAATCCTACGCCGGCTTTGCCGATGCACAGATCAACCTGACCGATGCGTTCAAAATCTCGCTCGGCGCGCGCTATACCAAGGACAAGAAGGAAATCTTCAACAACTACGGCCGCATCGGCGCGCTCGTCCGCATCACGCAGCCGACCTTCGACGGGACGACATGCGTCGCCGTTACCGGAACGACCAGCCCCGCGCCGGGCGTCGTGATCCCGGTGTACAGCCCCGCCAACAACTGTTCGGGCAGCGACAGTTTCGACAAATTCACCTGGCGCGCCAACGCCGAATATACGATCGAGCCCGGCAAGCTCGTCTATGCGTCCTTCTCGCGCGGGTTCCGTTCGGGCGGCTTCAACGGCCGCGCCGCATCGCCGACCTCGCTCGGGCCCTATCAGCCCGAGACGGTCGACGCCTATGAGGTCGGGCTGAAGGCCGACTGGCTCGACCGCACGCTGCGCACCAACCTCGCCTTCTATTACACCAAATATGACAACAAGCAGGAAGAGGTGGTGCAGCCCTCGCCCCCGGGTTCGTCGAGCCCGCAGGAAACGGTGGTGCGCAACGCGTCGTCGGCCGACATCAAGGGTTTCGAAGCCGAGGTCATCGCGCAGATGATCGACTCGTTCAGCTTCAACGCGTCGTTCAGCTACACCGATGCCAAGTACAAGAATTTCTTCAACGACATCGTCGGCCTCACACCGGGAAGCGCGGCCGACGGCATTGCGGACGATGTATCGACGCTCACGCTGCGCCGCGCGCCGAAGTTCCAATGGTCGGCGGGGCTCAACTATTCGAAGGAAATCGGATCGGGCCGCTTCGATGCGTCGACGCTGCTGCGTTACCAGAGCAAATATGTGACCTGTATCGCGCCGAACCGTCCGGTCGTCCCCGGCGCGGTGACCAACGACAATCGCTGCTTCACCGAGGATCGCGAAAATCTGTCGGCGCAGATCGGCTACACCTTCCTGCTCGGCGAAGATCGCGAGGTCAGCCTGGCGCTGTTCGGCCGCAATCTCACCAACCACAAGGGCCTGTCGTCGACGCTGCCGGTCGCGGGCCTCTTCACCTTCGGCGCCGCACAGGCGCCGCGCACCTACGGGGTCGAGCTCGGCTTCCGTTTCTGA
- a CDS encoding glucose 1-dehydrogenase, producing MAGQGRISGKIAFVTGGASGLGLDIVRRFVAEGASVVIADIDAAAGEALAAELGQRFVTLDVSKEDQWIAALDMCERIDILVNNAGITTMGSIEDLTLAAFRHEFAVDVDGVFLGCKHIIPKMKDHGGSVINMSSMCGVRAQADLVGYNAAKAAVTHLTKSVALHYAAKGYDIRCNSVHPGAIHTAMIDKVMAQVDDPEALYAGFVATHPVGRLGKPEEVSSIVLYLASDESSFATGAEFRIDGGSSL from the coding sequence ATGGCAGGGCAGGGCCGCATATCGGGCAAAATCGCATTCGTCACCGGCGGCGCGTCGGGGCTGGGCCTCGACATCGTCCGCCGTTTCGTCGCGGAGGGGGCGAGCGTCGTGATCGCCGATATCGATGCCGCCGCGGGGGAAGCGCTTGCCGCCGAATTGGGTCAGCGCTTCGTGACGCTCGACGTGTCGAAGGAAGATCAATGGATCGCCGCGCTGGATATGTGCGAGCGCATCGACATCCTCGTCAACAATGCCGGCATCACGACCATGGGGTCTATCGAGGACCTTACGCTCGCGGCCTTTCGCCACGAATTCGCCGTCGATGTCGATGGGGTGTTCCTCGGCTGCAAGCACATCATTCCGAAGATGAAGGACCATGGCGGTTCGGTGATCAACATGTCGTCGATGTGCGGGGTGCGGGCACAGGCCGACCTCGTCGGCTATAATGCGGCCAAGGCCGCGGTCACCCACCTCACCAAGTCGGTCGCGCTCCACTATGCCGCGAAAGGCTATGACATCCGCTGCAACTCGGTGCATCCCGGTGCGATACACACCGCCATGATCGACAAGGTGATGGCGCAGGTCGATGATCCTGAAGCGCTCTACGCCGGTTTTGTCGCCACGCACCCCGTCGGCAGACTCGGCAAGCCCGAGGAGGTTTCGTCGATCGTCCTTTATCTCGCGTCTGACGAGTCATCCTTCGCGACCGGGGCAGAGTTCCGGATCGACGGCGGCAGTTCGCTCTGA
- a CDS encoding SDR family NAD(P)-dependent oxidoreductase yields the protein MAGRLDGRAALVTGAGSGIGLAAAKRLAGDGARVVTTDRAGDVDITADVTEPGINAKLVAEAEARLGKLDILVACAGITGMEMLDGASDEFFDRMMAVNVTAVFRLMRDALPLLKGSPHGRIILIGSVMSSFGEAGMTAYSASKHAVLGMTKSVAAEVGAHGITVNCIQPGAIDTPMTAPAFTAMPEFRQRWVDKAALGRLGQPEDIADVAAFLASDDARFMSGHGIFVDGGATQRQ from the coding sequence ATGGCCGGGCGCCTCGACGGCCGTGCCGCGCTCGTCACCGGTGCCGGGTCGGGAATCGGGCTTGCGGCGGCGAAGAGGCTGGCAGGCGACGGCGCGCGTGTCGTTACGACCGACCGCGCAGGCGATGTCGACATCACCGCCGACGTCACCGAGCCCGGCATCAATGCAAAGCTGGTCGCCGAGGCCGAGGCGCGGCTGGGCAAACTCGATATCCTCGTCGCCTGCGCGGGCATCACCGGCATGGAAATGCTGGACGGCGCGAGCGACGAATTTTTCGACCGGATGATGGCGGTTAACGTCACCGCTGTTTTCCGCCTTATGCGCGACGCGCTTCCCCTGCTCAAAGGCTCGCCGCATGGGCGGATCATCCTGATCGGATCGGTGATGTCGAGCTTTGGCGAGGCCGGGATGACGGCGTATAGCGCGTCGAAGCATGCAGTGCTGGGCATGACCAAATCGGTCGCGGCCGAGGTCGGCGCGCACGGGATCACGGTCAACTGCATCCAGCCCGGCGCGATCGATACGCCGATGACCGCGCCCGCCTTCACCGCGATGCCCGAATTCAGACAGCGCTGGGTCGACAAGGCCGCATTGGGGCGCCTCGGCCAGCCCGAAGACATCGCCGACGTCGCCGCCTTTCTGGCCTCCGACGATGCGCGATTCATGTCCGGACACGGCATTTTCGTCGACGGCGGAGCGACACAACGCCAGTAA